The following coding sequences lie in one Bifidobacterium sp. ESL0690 genomic window:
- a CDS encoding PTS transporter subunit IIC: MLQTVNQVFQTFGASVVVPIMIFIVALCLRVKPKTAMMSAFYAGVGLTGFTWIIQAFTPVVTKVIKQMVNNTGIKLPVVDIGWQAGSLASFGSPVGLTFFVFGLIVELLLFALGVTKIFMASNLWNNFGFMIWGTLCYYVTHNFALSLGLSFFMLFYTLLLAEVQADRWSDYYGVKNASVASLHNIEQVVPAILLDPLWNLLGFNKVKMTPQYFKKKLGVFGEPTTLGIILGLIIGLIANITNLASLKAWGQILSFTIELSAVMTIFPLVTNVFSKAFTPLAEEIDQNHKKKAGVEDDAPIDEIDDKKRWFLGVDDGVGYGEPATIISGVILIPIMVLIAFLLPGNKTLPIVDLISLPFMVESIVAITRGNILKVIANGIVWFSLGLYASSWLGDIYTGAVSQYGAAIPAGVVLITSFNLMARPLNALIFAAFISKNPFIIGGCVVVYLILLFLLRKYRSQIWRYLRKMSDKNAGYAGSDEKITY, encoded by the coding sequence ATGCTCCAAACCGTAAATCAAGTTTTCCAGACCTTCGGGGCCAGCGTTGTCGTCCCGATCATGATTTTTATCGTCGCGCTGTGTCTGCGGGTCAAACCCAAAACCGCCATGATGAGTGCGTTCTACGCCGGTGTCGGTCTGACCGGCTTCACCTGGATCATTCAGGCCTTCACGCCTGTGGTGACCAAGGTCATCAAGCAGATGGTCAACAACACGGGCATCAAGCTGCCGGTGGTCGATATCGGTTGGCAGGCCGGTTCGCTGGCGTCCTTCGGTTCGCCGGTTGGCCTGACGTTCTTCGTGTTCGGCCTGATCGTCGAGCTGTTGCTTTTCGCGCTTGGAGTCACCAAGATCTTCATGGCTTCCAACCTGTGGAACAACTTCGGCTTCATGATCTGGGGAACGCTTTGCTACTACGTCACCCATAACTTCGCCCTTTCGCTGGGCCTCTCTTTCTTCATGCTCTTCTACACCCTGCTGCTGGCCGAAGTCCAGGCCGACCGCTGGTCCGATTACTACGGTGTGAAGAACGCGTCGGTCGCCTCCCTGCACAACATCGAGCAGGTCGTCCCGGCCATCCTGCTTGACCCGCTCTGGAACCTCCTCGGTTTCAACAAGGTCAAGATGACCCCGCAGTACTTCAAGAAGAAGCTGGGCGTCTTCGGCGAGCCGACCACGCTGGGCATCATCCTGGGCCTGATCATCGGCCTGATCGCCAACATCACCAACCTGGCAAGTCTCAAGGCCTGGGGGCAGATCCTTTCCTTCACCATCGAGCTTTCCGCAGTGATGACCATCTTCCCGCTGGTCACCAACGTCTTCTCCAAGGCCTTCACCCCGTTGGCCGAAGAGATTGACCAGAATCACAAGAAGAAGGCCGGCGTTGAAGACGACGCGCCCATCGACGAAATCGATGACAAGAAGCGTTGGTTCCTCGGCGTGGACGACGGTGTCGGCTACGGCGAACCCGCGACCATCATCTCCGGCGTCATCCTCATCCCGATCATGGTGCTCATCGCCTTCCTGCTTCCCGGCAACAAGACCCTGCCCATCGTCGACCTCATCTCCCTGCCGTTCATGGTGGAGTCCATCGTGGCCATCACCCGCGGCAACATCCTGAAGGTCATCGCCAACGGCATCGTCTGGTTCAGCCTCGGCCTTTACGCCTCCAGCTGGCTCGGCGACATCTACACCGGAGCGGTCTCGCAGTATGGTGCGGCCATCCCCGCCGGCGTGGTGCTGATCACCAGCTTCAACCTCATGGCACGCCCGTTGAACGCGCTTATCTTCGCGGCATTCATCTCGAAGAACCCGTTTATCATCGGCGGCTGCGTGGTTGTGTATCTGATTTTGCTGTTCCTGCTTCGCAAGTATCGTTCTCAGATTTGGCGTTACCTGCGCAAGATGTCCGACAAGAACGCCGGATATGCGGGCAGCGATGAAAAGATAACGTACTGA
- a CDS encoding FGGY-family carbohydrate kinase — protein MAGRYFLILDNGGTNTRALIFDEEGTQVGVSVFDTPWIQNTPEMREIDLKGMRDSLFAAIRQVLEQTKVSPKDISCITCVGHGKGLYLLDKNGEIFCNGILSTDERANDLAKSFETRVEEIYPISHQHVMASQAPVLLRWIKDHEPERYANIGSILSAKDFVRYLLTGGIHQEVGDASGNNLINLQTRDYDDRLLAFFGISEAAQWLPKLVESADLVDKVDTNAAYDTGLIEGTPVTGGLFDIDAGTLGSGALDHDHYCVIAGTWSINTYLSHAPTVRMPGIMNSLFLKDRVLVEASSPTSSGNLSRILRLLSPTGKDSDEDYERLEANLKQEDADFTQVLYTPFLYGSNSDPDATASFVGLQSTTTRMQLVRAVYEGVVFAHRQHIDQLLRSDTTRPQSLRVCGGAANSPSWMQMFADIIGLPVETIKGHEITGLGGAVLSAYATGGDSDLQKAANRMIHVDSRFEPDAVQHRKYDEKYERYQTLLDAMDGVWSKLHATQKEGTR, from the coding sequence ATGGCCGGACGCTATTTCCTCATTCTCGACAACGGCGGCACCAACACCCGCGCGCTGATTTTCGACGAAGAAGGAACCCAAGTCGGCGTATCCGTTTTTGATACCCCGTGGATTCAGAACACGCCGGAAATGCGCGAAATCGATCTCAAAGGCATGCGCGATTCGCTGTTTGCCGCGATTCGGCAGGTTCTTGAGCAAACCAAGGTTTCGCCCAAAGACATCTCCTGCATCACCTGTGTGGGGCACGGCAAAGGTCTCTATCTTCTCGACAAGAACGGCGAAATTTTCTGCAACGGCATCCTTTCAACCGACGAACGCGCCAACGACTTGGCGAAAAGCTTCGAAACCAGGGTGGAGGAGATCTACCCGATCAGCCACCAGCATGTCATGGCCAGCCAGGCACCGGTCCTGTTGCGCTGGATCAAAGACCACGAGCCGGAGCGCTACGCCAATATCGGCAGCATCCTTTCGGCAAAGGATTTCGTACGTTACCTGTTGACCGGCGGCATCCATCAGGAGGTCGGCGACGCTTCGGGCAACAATCTCATCAATCTTCAAACTCGCGACTATGACGACAGGCTTCTCGCTTTCTTCGGTATTTCCGAGGCCGCACAATGGCTGCCGAAGCTGGTCGAATCGGCGGATTTGGTGGATAAGGTCGATACAAACGCAGCGTATGACACCGGTCTCATTGAAGGAACGCCGGTCACAGGCGGACTTTTCGACATCGATGCCGGTACTCTGGGTTCCGGAGCGCTGGACCATGACCACTATTGCGTAATCGCCGGCACTTGGAGCATCAACACTTATCTTTCCCACGCACCGACCGTCCGTATGCCCGGCATCATGAACTCGCTGTTCTTGAAAGACAGGGTATTGGTTGAGGCTTCAAGCCCCACCTCATCGGGCAACCTCAGCCGGATTCTGCGCCTGCTTTCACCGACCGGCAAAGACAGTGACGAGGATTATGAGCGTCTGGAAGCGAACCTCAAACAGGAGGACGCAGATTTCACGCAGGTGCTCTACACCCCGTTCCTTTACGGCAGTAACAGCGACCCGGACGCCACGGCCTCGTTTGTGGGCCTCCAAAGCACCACCACGCGCATGCAGCTGGTCCGTGCGGTTTACGAAGGCGTTGTTTTCGCGCATCGACAGCATATCGACCAGTTGCTGCGCAGCGACACCACCCGCCCGCAATCGCTGAGGGTTTGCGGGGGAGCGGCCAACTCACCTTCATGGATGCAGATGTTCGCCGACATTATTGGTCTGCCAGTGGAAACCATCAAAGGCCATGAGATCACCGGCCTTGGCGGTGCGGTGCTTTCAGCCTACGCCACGGGCGGCGATTCCGATCTTCAAAAGGCCGCGAATCGTATGATTCACGTCGATTCACGCTTCGAGCCGGACGCGGTGCAGCATCGCAAATACGACGAGAAGTATGAACGTTATCAGACTTTGCTGGACGCCATGGACGGCGTCTGGTCGAAACTACACGCAACCCAGAAGGAAGGAACACGATGA
- a CDS encoding amidohydrolase family protein, whose product MKKIDGHLHLVRSVSGYNGKGRMTPLGDGKAIWDNGMPLKLIPDGWGDDDFLAESALKVMDENGINKAVLLQGSLYAFQNYYTYQTVKKYPDRFIGAFSFDPFSDEAMTSVKRHIDDLGFRAVKLEISQGGGLMGYHHAFRLDNDPQLGLFFHYISDYPGFVVTVDYGDYTQLSHQPEAIANLAQRYPQLDFVVCHLSFPNADHLNRLECELRQWEPYPNISVELSAIEDIEGETEFPYPRCQKDTALAKKVLGAKRIFWGTDSPWSSTFNSYHNLATWLEATDIFTESELEDVFYNNPERIYFKPQNVKAVADAVDPITGE is encoded by the coding sequence ATGAAAAAAATTGACGGACATCTGCATCTGGTTCGTTCGGTCTCCGGTTACAACGGCAAAGGCCGTATGACACCGCTGGGCGATGGCAAGGCCATCTGGGACAACGGTATGCCCCTGAAGCTCATTCCCGACGGCTGGGGCGACGACGACTTCCTCGCCGAATCCGCGCTGAAGGTCATGGACGAAAACGGCATCAACAAGGCCGTGCTCCTGCAGGGCAGCCTTTACGCCTTCCAGAACTACTACACCTATCAGACGGTCAAGAAGTACCCGGATCGTTTCATCGGCGCCTTCTCGTTCGACCCGTTCAGCGACGAGGCGATGACCTCTGTCAAGCGCCATATCGATGACCTCGGCTTCCGTGCGGTCAAGCTTGAGATCAGTCAGGGAGGCGGCCTGATGGGCTACCACCATGCGTTCCGTCTCGACAATGACCCACAGCTTGGTCTCTTCTTCCACTACATTTCGGATTATCCCGGCTTTGTGGTGACTGTGGACTATGGTGACTACACGCAGCTGAGCCACCAGCCTGAAGCCATCGCCAACCTTGCGCAGCGTTACCCGCAGCTTGACTTTGTGGTCTGCCACCTGTCCTTCCCGAACGCCGACCATCTCAATCGCTTGGAATGCGAGTTGCGTCAGTGGGAGCCGTATCCGAATATTTCCGTCGAGCTTTCTGCGATCGAGGATATTGAGGGCGAGACCGAGTTCCCGTATCCGCGCTGCCAGAAGGATACCGCTCTGGCCAAGAAGGTGCTCGGCGCCAAGCGCATCTTCTGGGGTACTGATTCGCCCTGGTCCTCGACCTTCAACTCGTACCACAACTTGGCCACTTGGCTGGAGGCCACGGACATCTTCACCGAGTCCGAGCTTGAGGATGTCTTCTACAACAACCCCGAGCGCATCTACTTCAAGCCGCAGAACGTCAAGGCCGTGGCCGACGCCGTCGACCCGATTACCGGAGAGTGA
- a CDS encoding helix-turn-helix transcriptional regulator — protein sequence MSKNTPLGSWNNYVKELGLNLQRLRLERNLTQERVAYDAGLSRYTYQKFEKGESMPGTPANPSLHNIMAIAQVLGVSLQELLPSPWPDLRAK from the coding sequence ATGTCGAAAAATACTCCTTTAGGATCTTGGAACAACTACGTCAAGGAACTTGGACTGAATTTACAACGCTTACGACTGGAACGAAACCTCACACAAGAACGAGTCGCGTATGATGCGGGGCTCTCACGCTATACCTATCAGAAATTCGAAAAGGGCGAATCCATGCCCGGAACGCCTGCCAATCCCAGCCTCCACAACATCATGGCCATAGCTCAGGTTCTAGGGGTTTCCCTGCAGGAACTGCTACCTTCACCATGGCCGGATCTTCGGGCCAAATAA
- a CDS encoding L-ribulose-5-phosphate 3-epimerase gives MNSLGIYEKALPAVESWHKTLQLVHDLGFNFIEFSVDESDERLARLDWTREQREDLRNAAWDTGVRIHTLMLSGHRRFPMGSADTKVREHSLEMLYKAIDLAYDLGIRNIQMAGYDVYYEPKTLESREWFVENLKKGVEYAATRQVMLDIETMDDPFLNSLQKIIYLKTQIHSPWLQAYPDLGNLSGWPENDVGKELEMGIDNIVSVHLKDSKPVSATSKGQFRDVPFGDGSVDFEGCLRTLHRLGYTGAMTIEMWTNKAPDPVAEVKKAKSFFDDIFAKVGIEQEPVD, from the coding sequence ATGAATTCACTGGGCATATACGAAAAGGCATTGCCTGCCGTCGAGTCTTGGCACAAGACCCTGCAGCTGGTGCATGACCTAGGTTTCAATTTCATCGAATTTTCGGTGGACGAAAGCGACGAACGCCTGGCCCGCCTGGACTGGACTCGCGAGCAGCGCGAGGATCTGCGCAACGCCGCATGGGACACGGGCGTGCGCATCCACACGCTCATGTTGAGCGGCCATCGTCGCTTCCCGATGGGTTCGGCTGATACCAAGGTGCGCGAACACAGCCTCGAGATGCTTTACAAAGCCATCGACCTGGCCTACGACCTCGGTATCCGCAACATTCAGATGGCCGGTTACGACGTGTATTACGAGCCTAAGACGCTGGAATCGCGCGAATGGTTCGTCGAGAATCTGAAGAAGGGTGTCGAATATGCGGCGACCCGTCAGGTCATGCTTGACATCGAGACCATGGATGACCCCTTCCTCAATTCGCTGCAGAAGATCATCTACCTGAAGACCCAGATCCACAGCCCGTGGCTGCAGGCCTATCCCGACCTTGGCAACCTCTCCGGCTGGCCGGAAAACGATGTCGGCAAAGAGCTCGAAATGGGCATCGATAATATCGTCTCCGTCCACTTGAAAGACAGCAAACCCGTGAGCGCGACCAGCAAGGGCCAGTTCCGCGACGTGCCGTTCGGCGATGGTTCGGTCGATTTCGAGGGATGCCTGCGAACACTGCACCGCTTGGGCTACACCGGGGCGATGACCATTGAGATGTGGACCAATAAGGCTCCCGATCCCGTTGCCGAAGTCAAAAAAGCCAAGAGCTTCTTTGACGACATCTTCGCCAAGGTGGGCATCGAGCAGGAACCCGTCGACTGA